A stretch of the Triplophysa dalaica isolate WHDGS20190420 chromosome 19, ASM1584641v1, whole genome shotgun sequence genome encodes the following:
- the aldocb gene encoding fructose-bisphosphate aldolase C-B translates to MTHQYPALTTEQKKELQEIAQRIVAPGKGILAADESTGSMAKRLNPIGVENTEENRRLYRQLLFSADERIDKCIGGVIFFHETLYQNADDGTNFAQLIKDRGMVVGIKVDKGVVPLAGTNGETTTQGLDGLSERCAQYKKDGADFAKWRSVLKISETTPSELAIMENANVLARYASICQQNGIVPIVEPEILPDGDHDLKRCQYVTEKVLAACYKALSDHHVYLEGTLLKPNMVTAGHSCPTKFSNQEIAMATVTALRRTVPPAVTGVTFLSGGQSEEEASVNLNAINTCPLNKPWALTFSYGRALQASALNAWRGAKENEKAATEEFIKRAMVNGLAAQGKYVSTGTGGAAGQSLYVANHAY, encoded by the exons AATCCACTG GTAGCATGGCTAAGCGGTTGAACCCCATCGGTGTTGAGAACACAGAGGAGAACCGTCGTCTGTATCGCCAGCTCCTCTTCTCAGCTGACGAGCGCATTGACAAGTGCATCGGCGGTGTCATCTTCTTTCACGAGACCCTGTATCAGAACGCAGATGATGGCACCAACTTCGCCCAACTGATTAAGGACAGGGGAATGGTTGTGGGCATCAAG GTTGACAAGGGTGTCGTCCCTCTGGCGGGAACAAATGGCGAGACCACAACACAGG GGCTCGATGGCCTGTCAGAACGCTGTGCTCAGTATAAGAAAGATGGTGCCGACTTCGCCAAGTGGCGCTCTGTGCTGAAAATCAGCGAGACCACACCCTCAGAGTTGGCCATCATGGAGAATGCCAACGTCCTGGCCCGCTACGCCAGCATCTGCCAGCAG AATGGCATTGTGCCCATTGTGGAGCCTGAGATTTTGCCCGATGGCGACCATGACTTGAAGCGCTGCCAGTATGTAACAGAAAAG GTCCTTGCTGCCTGTTACAAAGCCCTGTCTGATCATCACGTTTATCTGGAGGGTACTCTTCTCAAACCCAACATGGTGACCGCTGGACACTCCTGCCCTACCAAATTCAGCAATCAGGAgattgccatggcaacagtgACAGCGCTGCGCCGCACTGTTCCCCCCGCAGTAACAG GTGTGACGTTCCTCTCTGGAGGCCAGAGTGAGGAAGAGGCCTCCGTTAACCTGAACGCCATCAACACCTGCCCTCTGAACAAACCCTGGGCCCTCACCTTCTCTTACGGTCGTGCCCTGCAGGCTTCTGCCCTTAACGCCTGGCGTGGAGccaaagaaaatgagaaagcGGCCACAGAGGAGTTTATCAAACGTGCCATG GTTAATGGTTTGGCTGCTCAGGGCAAGTATGTCTCCACTGGAACTGGTGGAGCGGCGGGACAGTCCCTTTACGTGGCCAACCATGCCTACTGA
- the pigs gene encoding GPI transamidase component PIG-S: MAALQLEKQRGRYAALAIAAVVIVVGIPLWWKTTQTYRAWLPFSEISELATLRLQLSVDIEVIFSRGTLTPEQQKKVPLSHVKEKEHEVDGKTGLRYKFETKYRIATIMEEDALNQPSAAEADLSLHMLTESACGSVVVYVIPESSTLLPQDVKVYVGRRRTALLRSTTIRSSWTLKEALSSLDPQVEQIVNTMSFSHQDIIAALSDRVRLAKVTKESMADSMRAIKSSPGYEITFSLLNPDPKSHNVQWNIEGAVHSYIQPLLNKLAPIANFSVDSQILYFAVLGVNPRFDNNVSAYTLSADSLSHVINPVEARLGSNAASSNPVLNFLLYVPDAHHSPLFIKDRSKREAPSNAFHSPRWGGIMVYNVNDMYGPEAQLPVDININMAKVMGVFLAQLRLMLGVQHTPPPPGFMLQSPGSAGLADWELDRLLWSRSVENIATASTTITSLAQLLDQIGNIVINDNIAQQVSNAVTSLQSAVAELEAGNLAFALQYSREAILASERAFFNPSLLHLLYFPDDQKFAIYIPLFLPMCVPIVLSLLKIGKETKRMRAEKQTKND; the protein is encoded by the exons ATGGCAGCCCTGCAGCTAG AAAAGCAGCGAGGCCGATATGCTGCCCTCGCCATCGCTGCAGTGGTGATAGTGGTGGGGATCCCTTTATGGTGGAAGACAACGCAGACGTACCGCGCCTGGCTGCCGTTTTCTGAGATCAGCGAGCTCGCCACGCTACGG CTCCAGCTAAGTGTTGATATAGAGGTGATCTTCTCTCGGGGCACACTGACCCCAGAACAGCAGAAAAAGGTTCCACTTAGCCATGTTAAAGAAAAAGAGCATGAAGTGGATG GTAAAACAGGTTTGCGGTACAAATTTGAAACCAAATACCGCATTGCCACTATAATGGAGGAAGATGCCTTGAATCAGCCCAGTGCGGCAG AGGCGGATCTTTCTCTACATATGCTCACAGAAAGTGCATGTGGATCCGTGGTTGTGTATGTGATCCCGGAGTCCTCCACCTTATTGCCACAA GACGTGAAAGTATATGTTGGGCGACGGCGCACTGCACTGCTTCGTTCCACTACCATTAGAAGTTCGTGGACTTTAAAGGAGGCCCTTTCTAGTCTGGATCCACAAGTGGAGCAGATAGTGAACACCATGTCCTTCAGTCACCAGGATATTATAGCTGCTTTGAGTGACCGTGTCCGCTTAGCCAAAGTGACTAAGGAGAGTATGGCAGATAGCATGAGGGCCATTAAATCCAGTCCGG GCTATGAGATCACATTCAGCCTGCTCAACCCAGACCCAAAGTCACACAATGTTCAATGGAATATCGAGGGTGCCGTTCATAGCTACATTCAACCTCTGCTGAATAAACTTGCTCCCATAGCCAACTTTTCTGTTGACTCGCAG ATTCTCTATTTTGCTGTTCTGGGTGTTAACCCTCGATTTGACAACAATGTTTCTGCATACACACTGAGTGCAGACAGTCTGTCACATGTCATTAACCCTGTGGAGGCCAGACTAG GTTCTAATGCAGCTTCCTCTAACCCCGTATTGAACTTCCTGCTGTATGTGCCAGATGCCCACCATTCTCCTCTCTTCATCAAAGACCGCAGCAAACGGGAGGCGCCCTCCAATGCTTTTCACAGCCCCCGCTGGGGTGGGATCATG GTGTACAATGTGAATGACATGTATGGACCTGAAGCTCAACTTCCTGTagacataaatattaatatggcTAAAGTAATGGGTGTATTCTTGGCACAATTACG ACTTATGTTGGGTGTGCAGCACACGCCTCCCCCTCCAGGTTTCATGCTCCAGAGTCCAGGCAGTGCTGGATTGGCTGATTGGGAGCTGGACCGACTCCTTTGGAGCCGCAGCGTTGAGAACATAGCCACCGCCAGCACCACCATCACCTCTCTTGCTCAGCTGCTCGACCAGATTGGTAACATTGTCATCAATGATAATATCGCTCAGCAG GTCTCCAATGCAGTGACCTCACTACAGTCTGCTGTCGCCGAGTTGGAGGCTGGGAACTTGGCGTTTGCACTCCAGTACAGCAGGGAAGCCATTTTGGCCTCAGAGAGGGCCTTTTTCAACCCATCACTTTTGCATCTTCTCTATTTTCCAGATGATCAGAAGTTTGCCATCTACATTCCTCTTTTCTTACCCATGTGTGTACCTATTGTACTCTCGTTGCTGAAAATTGGGAAAGAAACTAAGCGGATGCGAGCAGAAAAGCAAACCAAAAATGACTGA
- the srsf1b gene encoding serine/arginine-rich splicing factor 1B, which translates to MSGSVIRGPAGNNDCRIYVGNLPPDIRTKDVEDVFYKYGAIRDIDLKNRRGGPPFAFVEFEDPRDAEDAVYGRDGYDYDGYRLRVEFPRSGRGGGRGGGGGGGGGGGGGGGGGVGAPRGRYGPPSRRSEYRVIVSGLPPSGSWQDLKDHMREAGDVCYADVFRDGTGVVEFVRKEDMTYAVRKLDNTKFRSHEGETAYIRVKVDGPRSPSYGRSRSRSRSKTRSRSNSRSRSYSPRRSRGSPRYSPRHSRSRSRT; encoded by the exons ATGTCCGGCAGTGTTATCCGAGGCCCTGCAGGAAACAACGACTGTCGGATTTACGTGGGTAATTTACCTCCCGATATTCGCACCAAGGACGTCGAggatgtgttttataaatacggAGCGATTCGGGATATCGACCTTAAAAACAGAAGAGGGGGTCCGCCGTTTGCATTCGTGGAGTTTGAAGATCCAAg GGATGCAGAGGATGCTGTATACGGACGAGATGGCTATGACTATGATGGCTATCGCCTTCGAGTGGAGTTCCCAAGGAGCGGAAGGGGAGGTGGAAGAGGTGGAGGTGGAGGTGGAGGTGGAGGGGGTGGCGGTGGCGGTGGCGGTGGAGTTGGAGCTCCAAGAGGCAGATATGGTCCCCCATCTAGGCGCTCTGAGTACAGGGTCATAGTGTCAG GACTTCCTCCTAGTGGCAGCTGGCAGGACCTTAAGGATCACATGCGTGAAGCAGGTGATGTATGTTATGCTGACGTATTCCGGGATGGCACCGGCGTTGTGGAGTTTGTGCGCAAAGAAGACATGACCTACGCCGTTCGAAAGCTGGATAACACTAAATTCCGGTCACACGAG GGGGAAACGGCTTACATCCGCGTAAAAGTGGATGGCCCGCGCAGCCCCAGTTACGGGCGCTCGCGCTCTCGCAGCCGCAGCAAGACTCGCAGCCGGAGCAACAGCCGCAGTCGCAGCTACTCACCACGCCGCAGCCGAGGATCACCCCGTTACTCGCCCCGCCACAGCCGCTCTCGTTCCCGTACCTAA
- the dynll2b gene encoding dynein, light chain, LC8-type 2b, which yields MTDRKAVIKNADMSEDMQQDAVDCATQAMEKYNIEKDIAAYIKKEFDKKYNPTWHCIVGRNFGSYVTHETKHFIYFYLGQVAILLFKSG from the exons ATGACTGACAGAAAGGCAGTAATAAAGAATGCTGATATGTCTGAAGACATGCAGCAGGATGCAGTGGATTGTGCAACACAGGCCATGGAGAAGTACAACATCGAAAAGGATATTGCTGCTTATATCAAGAAG GAATTTGATAAGAAGTATAATCCGACAtggcattgcattgtgggacgAAACTTTGGCAGTTACGTAACACATGAAACAAAGCATTTCATCTACTTCTACCTGGGTCAAGTGGCCATTCTTCTCTTCAAATCGGGCTGA